Proteins from one Mycobacterium sp. SMC-2 genomic window:
- a CDS encoding amino acid-binding protein, with the protein MPSYLLRIELVDRPGSLGSLAVALGSVGADILSLDVVERSSGYAIDDLVIELPPGALPDTLITAAEALSGVRVDSVRPHTGLLEAHRELELLDHVAAAGDKASRLQVLANEAPRVLRVSWCTVLRSAGDELHRLASSRGAPETRADSAPWLPIERAATLDSTGEWVPQAWRDMDTTMVAAPLGDPHTAVVLGRPGPEFRPSEVARLGYLADIVATMLR; encoded by the coding sequence GTGCCGTCGTATCTGTTGCGCATCGAGCTGGTCGACCGCCCGGGCAGCCTGGGCTCGCTGGCCGTGGCGCTCGGCTCGGTGGGCGCCGACATCTTGTCGCTCGACGTCGTCGAGCGCAGCTCGGGGTATGCGATCGACGACCTGGTGATCGAATTGCCGCCGGGAGCGCTGCCGGACACGCTGATCACCGCCGCGGAGGCGCTTTCCGGTGTCCGGGTGGACAGCGTGCGTCCGCACACCGGGCTACTGGAAGCGCATCGCGAGCTGGAGCTGCTCGATCACGTCGCCGCGGCCGGCGACAAGGCGTCGCGGCTGCAGGTCCTGGCCAACGAGGCACCCCGGGTGCTGCGCGTCAGCTGGTGCACCGTGCTGCGCAGTGCGGGCGACGAGCTGCACCGGCTGGCCTCCAGCCGGGGGGCGCCGGAGACGCGGGCGGATTCGGCCCCGTGGCTGCCCATCGAGCGGGCCGCGACGCTGGACAGCACCGGCGAGTGGGTGCCGCAGGCGTGGCGCGACATGGACACCACGATGGTCGCCGCCCCCTTGGGCGATCCGCACACCGCGGTGGTGCTGGGCCGCCCGGGCCCGGAATTCCGCCCGTCGGAGGTGGCTCGCCTGGGCTACCTGGCCGACATCGTCGCCACCATGCTGCGCTGA
- the gatC gene encoding Asp-tRNA(Asn)/Glu-tRNA(Gln) amidotransferase subunit GatC encodes MSQISRDEVAHLARLSRLALTDSELDSFAGQLDAILTHVSQVQAVDVTGVEATGNPLKDVNVTRPDAPIRCLTQQEALAEAPEAVDGRFAVPQILGDSE; translated from the coding sequence GTGTCTCAGATCTCCCGCGACGAGGTGGCGCACCTGGCCCGGCTGTCCCGGCTGGCACTGACCGACAGCGAGCTCGACAGCTTCGCCGGCCAGCTCGATGCCATCCTGACCCACGTCAGCCAGGTGCAGGCGGTCGACGTCACCGGCGTCGAAGCGACCGGCAACCCGCTCAAGGACGTGAACGTCACCCGCCCTGACGCGCCGATCCGCTGCCTGACCCAGCAGGAAGCGCTGGCCGAGGCGCCCGAGGCGGTCGACGGCCGCTTCGCGGTGCCGCAGATCCTCGGGGACAGCGAGTGA
- the gatA gene encoding Asp-tRNA(Asn)/Glu-tRNA(Gln) amidotransferase subunit GatA: protein MNEIIRSDAATLAARIAAKELSSVEVTQACLDQIAATDDRYHAFLHVAADEALGAAAVVDEAVAAGERLPSALAGVPLALKDVFTTVDMPTTCASKILEGWRSPYDATVTTRLRAAGIPILGKTNMDEFAMGSSTENSAYGPTRNPWDLDRVPGGSGGGSAAALAAFQAPLAIGSDTGGSIRQPAALTATVGVKPTYGTVSRYGLVACASSLDQGGPCARTVLDTALLHQVIAGHDHRDSTSVEAAVPDVVAAAKAGAAGDLKGVRVGVVKQLRGDGYQPGVLASFEAAVARLTELGAEVSEVDCPHFEYALAAYYLILPSEVSSNLARFDAMRYGLRVGDDGTHSAEEVMALTRAAGFGPEVKRRIMIGTYALSAGYYDAYYNQAQKVRTLIARDLDGAYQSVDVVVSPATPTTAFPLGEKVDDPLAMYLFDLCTLPLNLAGHCGMSVPSGLSPDDGLPVGLQIMAPALADDRLYRVGAAYEAARGPLPSPPTL, encoded by the coding sequence GTGAACGAGATCATCCGGTCCGACGCCGCGACCCTGGCCGCCCGGATCGCCGCCAAGGAGCTGTCGTCGGTCGAGGTCACCCAGGCCTGCCTGGACCAGATCGCGGCCACCGACGACCGATACCACGCTTTCCTGCACGTCGCCGCCGACGAAGCGCTGGGCGCGGCGGCCGTGGTCGACGAGGCGGTGGCCGCCGGCGAGCGGCTGCCCTCGGCGCTGGCCGGGGTGCCGCTGGCGCTCAAGGACGTCTTCACCACCGTCGACATGCCCACCACCTGCGCCTCCAAGATTCTCGAGGGCTGGCGTTCTCCCTACGACGCAACCGTCACCACGCGGTTGCGCGCCGCGGGCATCCCGATTCTCGGCAAGACCAACATGGACGAATTCGCGATGGGATCGTCGACGGAGAACTCCGCCTACGGCCCCACCCGCAACCCGTGGGACCTCGACCGGGTGCCCGGCGGCTCCGGGGGAGGCAGCGCGGCGGCGCTGGCCGCGTTCCAGGCACCCCTTGCCATCGGATCCGACACCGGCGGCTCTATCCGCCAGCCGGCGGCGCTGACCGCGACGGTCGGCGTCAAGCCCACCTACGGCACCGTGTCCCGCTACGGGCTGGTGGCGTGCGCGTCGTCCTTGGATCAGGGCGGCCCGTGCGCGCGTACGGTGCTGGACACCGCGTTGCTGCACCAGGTGATCGCCGGGCACGACCACCGCGACTCCACGTCCGTCGAGGCGGCGGTGCCCGATGTCGTCGCCGCCGCCAAAGCCGGCGCGGCCGGGGACCTCAAGGGCGTGCGCGTCGGAGTCGTGAAGCAGCTGCGCGGTGACGGCTACCAGCCCGGAGTGCTGGCCTCGTTCGAGGCCGCGGTCGCCCGGCTGACCGAGCTGGGCGCCGAGGTGAGCGAAGTCGACTGCCCGCACTTCGAGTACGCGCTGGCCGCCTACTACCTGATCCTGCCGTCGGAGGTGTCGAGCAACCTGGCCCGCTTCGACGCGATGCGTTACGGGCTGCGCGTCGGTGACGACGGCACGCACAGCGCCGAGGAAGTGATGGCGCTGACCCGGGCCGCCGGTTTCGGCCCGGAAGTCAAGCGGCGCATAATGATCGGCACCTACGCGCTGTCGGCCGGTTATTACGACGCCTATTACAACCAGGCGCAGAAGGTGCGCACGCTGATCGCCCGCGACCTCGACGGGGCGTACCAGTCCGTCGACGTGGTCGTGTCACCCGCCACTCCGACCACCGCCTTCCCGCTGGGGGAGAAGGTGGACGATCCGCTGGCCATGTACCTGTTCGACCTGTGCACGCTGCCGCTGAACCTGGCCGGCCACTGCGGCATGTCGGTGCCGTCGGGGCTGTCACCGGATGACGGCCTGCCGGTCGGGCTGCAGATCATGGCGCCGGCACTGGCCGACGACCGCCTCTACCGGGTGGGCGCCGCCTACGAGGCGGCCCGCGGCCCGCTACCGTCGCCACCCACCCTGTAA